From the genome of Streptomyces sp. NBC_01304:
GACCCCATGACGGAGCTGTCCCGCATCGAGGGCGACCTGTCCCGCTTCTCGATCAACCAGATGACGGTGAAGCAACTGCTCCTGCCCGAGCTGGTGGACGCCTGCCTGGAGCTGGGCATCCCCGGCATCGGCCTGTGGCGCGAGCCGGTCCAGGAGTACGGCGTGGTGTCCGCCGCCAAACTCCTGCGCGACATGGGCATCACGGTGACCACCCTGTGCCGCGGCGGGTTCTTCACGGCCATCGACCCGCACGCGCGCGTGGCCGCCATCGACGACAACAAGGCGGCCATCGACGAGGCGGCGACCCTGGGCACCGACACCCTGGTCCTGGTGTCGGGGGGCCTCCCGGAGGGCAGCCGCGACCTGTCCGGCGCCCGCGAGCGGGTCGGCGACGCCTTGGCCGAACTGGCCCCGTACGCGGCCGAGCGGGGCGTGCGCCTGGCCATCGAGCCCCTCCACCCGATGTTCGCGGCCGACCGCTGCGTGATCTCCACCCTGGCCCAGGCCCTCGACCTGGCGGACCGCTTCCCCGCCTCCCAGGTGGGCGTCTGCGTGGACTCGTACCACGTGTGGTGGGACGACCAGGCCCCCACCCAGATCGTCCGCGCCGCCGACGCGGGGCGTCTGCACGCGTTCCAACTCGCCGACTGGGTGACCCCGTTGCCCGAGGGCGTCCTTACCGGGCGCGGCCAGCTCGGCGACGGTGCGATCGACATGAGGGAGTGGCGCGGGTACGTGGATCAGCAGGGTTACACGGGGCCCATCGAGGTCGAGCTCTTCAACGAGGCGTTGTGGGCGCGGGACGGGCGCGAGGTCCTGCGGGAGACGGCGGAGCGCTTCGTGGCACACGCCTGCTGATTTCTCCCCGAAATCCCTCAAACGCCGGACGGGCTGATTTATCAGCCCGTCCGGCGTTTGAGGACAGTCTTTTGAAGCCGGCGGCAGCCTTACGGGAAGGGGCGGGGTGGGGACTACTTCTTTCCGCCACCCAAAATGCTGCCCAGGATCGCGCCCAGATCCAGCCCACCCGACTCGCCGGAGGCGGGCGCGGGCGCCGCGCCGGGTGCCGGGGCCGGAGCCCCCGCCTGAGCCGCGCCCGGGTTCTTAGCGCGCTTGTTCATCGCCGCGATGATCACCGGGATCAGCATCGCGATACCCGCCGCGATCTTCTCCGCGGGCAGCCCCGTCTTCTTGGCCACCGCTTCGGCGACCGGCTTGCTCATCTTCGCGAGCATGCCGGACATCATGGTGCCGCCGAGCATCCCGCCCAGGCCGCCGCCGAGCGCGGCCACACCCTGCAGCGGGGCATCGGCAGCGCCTGCGAAGGCCTGCTTGACCTCGTCGACGTCTTCGGGCGCGCCCGAAGCCTTCTCCTGGATGCCGGTGCTGAGCGCCGCGACGGTGTCGCCCACGAAGCCGCGAGCGGTCTCCGGGGTCGCGTCGGGGCCCAGGAGACCGGCGATCTCCTGGAGCTTGTCGTCGTTGAGCTCGTCCAGCACGTCCTGCTCGAGGGAATTCTCGCTCATGCCTGAAACGCTACGACCACCCGGCTATGTCGGCATTTCGGAGGCCCCCAGCAAGCTGCTGAAAATTACTCGGCGGAGTCGTACAACCCTTGCCGGGTGACGTGGGTCGTACTTGGCATCAGGACCGCCGGAGGGGGATCTGGGGGGATCGGGGGGTTCTGACACGGAGGGGGAAACCGAGGGGGTTCGGCCGACGGGCCGGGCCCCCTCGAAGTTTGTCCACAGCTTCACAGTCGTGCGTCCTCAGCCGCAGGCGACCGAGTTGTCCACAGGCCGCCCGCGCTGTCGGACCCGGGCGATAGCGTCGGATCATGTCGAACCCGACTGCGACCAATCAGGGGACCAACCCGGCCGTCCCCCAGCCGCGCCTCGCGGTGCTAGAGGGAGTCCTCGAGCGCATCACGTACGCCAACGAGGAGAACGGCTACACGGTCGCCCGAGTGGACACCGGAAGAGGCGCCGGCGACCTGCTCACCGTGGTCGGCTCGCTGCTCGGCGCCCAGGTGGGGGAGTCCCTGCGGATGGAGGGCCGCTGGGGCTCGCATGCGCAGTACGGCAAGCAGTTCACCGTGGAGAACTACACGACGGTCCTGCCCGCCACCGTCCAAGGCATCCGCCGCTATCTGGGATCAGGCCTGGTCAAAGGCATCGGGCCGGTCTTCGCCGACCGGATCACGCAGCACTTCGGCCTGGACACCCTCGACATCATCGAGCAGGAGCCGAAGCGCCTCATCGAGGTCCCCGGTCTCGGCCCCAAGCGGACCAAGAAGATCGCCGACGCCTGGGAGGAGCAGAAGGCGATCAAGGAGGTCATGCTCTTCCTGCAGTCGGTGGAGGTGTCGACCTCCATCGCCGTACGCACCTACAAGAAGTACGGCGACGCCTCGATCTCGATAGTGAAGAACGAGCCGTACCGCCTGGCCGCCGACGTCTGGGGCATCGGCTTCCTCACCGCCGACCGCATCGCCCAGTCCGTCGGCATCCCGCACGACAGCCCGGAGCGCGTGAAGGCCGGCCTGCAGTACGCGCTGTCGCAGTCCACCGACCAGGGCCACTGCTTCCTGCCCGAGGAGCAGCTGATCGCGGACTCCGTGAAGCTGCTGCAGGTCGACACCGGCCTGGTCATCGACTGCCTGGCCGAGCTCGCCACCGAGGAGGAGGGCGTCGTGCGCGAGCAGGTGCCCGGACCCGACGGAGGCGAGCCGGTCACCGCCGTCTACCTGGTGCCCTTCCACCGCGCCGAGCTCTCCCTCTCCGCACAGCTGCTGCGCCTCCTGCGCACCGCCGACGACCGCATGCCCGCCTTCCGGGACGTGGCCTGGGACAAGGCCCTCGCGTGGCTGAAGACCCGTACCGGCGCCGAGCTCGCCCCCGAGCAGGAGCAGGCGGTCCGCCTCGCCCTCACCCGGAAGGTCGCCGTCCTCACCGGCGGGCCCGGCTGCGGCAAGTCCTTCACGGTCCGCTCGATCGTCGAGCTGGCCCGCGCCAAGCACGCCAAGGTCGTCCTCGCCGCCCCCACGGGGCGGGCCGCCAAGCGCCTGGCCGAGCTCACCGGAGCCGATGCGTCCACCGTGCACCGCCTCCTGGAACTCAAGCCCGGCGGCGACGCGGCGTACGACCGGGACCGCCCCCTGGACGCCGACCTGGTGGTGGTGGACGAGGCCTCCATGCTGGATCTGCTTCTGGCCAACAAGCTGGTGAAGGCCGTGGCTCCCGGCGCCCACCTGCTCCTGGTCGGGGACGTCGACCAGCTGCCCAGCGTCGGCGCCGGAGAGGTGCTGCGGGACCTGCTCGCCGAGGGCAGCCCCGTCCCCGCCGTGCGGCTGACCCGGATCTTCCGCCAGGCACAGCAGTCGGGCGTCGTCACCAACGCCCACCGCATCAACTCCGGGCAGCATCCGCTCACTCAGGGCCTGGGGGACTTCTTCCTGTTCATCGAGGACGAGAACGAAGAGGCGGGGCGGCTCACCGTGGACGTGGCCGCCCGTCGGATTCCGGCCAAATTCGGGCTCGACCCCCGGCGCGACATCCAGGTGCTCGCCCCCATGCACCGCGGCCCGGCCGGCGCCGGCACGCTCAACGGCCTGCTGCAGCAGGCGATCACCCCCGCCTGCCCCGACCTGCCCGAGAAGAGATTCGGCGGCCGCACCTTCCGCGTCGGCGACAAGGTCACCCAGATCCGGAACAACTACGACAAGGGGAAGAACGGCGTCTTCAACGGCACGGTGGGCGTCGTCACCGCGCTGAACCTCGACGACCAGCGGCTGACCGTACTGACGGACGAGGACGAGGAGGTGCCGTACGACTTCGACGAACTGGACGAGCTGGCGCACGCGTACGCGGTCACCATCCACCGCTCGCAGGGCAGCGAGTACCCGGCCGTCGTGATCCCGGTCACCACCGGAGCCTGGATGATGCTCCAACGGAACTTGCTCTACACGGCGGTTACCCGCGCCAAGAAGCTGGTCGTCCTCGTCGGCTCGCGCAAGGCTGTAGGGCAGGCGGTGCGCACGGTTTCCGCGGGCAGACGCTGTACGGCCCTTGACCACAGGCTCCGTCACAACTGACGATTCGCCTGCGTGATCGTTGATCGATCATCCCGGTGGTAAACATCACGCAGGCCTTCCGGAACCGGGGCGAACGGGGCAGGATGAGCAGGCTGACGGCACTGAGTGCCGTCAATAGGCCCAATGGTCGACCCCGAGTGCACTCTGCTGGGCCAAGTGGGGGATGGTAGAGAACAGTCAGGGCACCTCGAAGAAGAGGCACTACGTCGGTGAGGGACGAGACGTGAGCGAGCACAACGACAACGCGGTTGTACTGCGGTACGGCGATGACGAATTCACCTACCCGGTGATCGACAGCACCGTCGGCGACAAGGGCTTCGACATCGGGAAGCTCCGTACCAACACCGGACTGGTGACCCTCGACAGCGGATATGGCAACACCGCCGCCTATAAATCCGCCGTCACCTATCTCGATGGCGAGAAGGGCATCCTCCGCTACCGCGGCTACCCGATCGAGCAGCTGGCCGAGCGCTCCACCTTCGTCGAGGTGGCGTACCTGCTGATCAACGGCGAGCTGCCGACGGTCGACGAGCTCGCGACGTTCCGCAACGAGATCACCCAGCACACGCTGCTGCACGAGGACGTCAAGCGCTTCTACGACGGCTTCCCGCGTGACGCGCACCCGATGGCGATGCTGTCCTCCGTGGTCAGCGCCCTGTCGACGTTCTACCAGGACAGCCACAACCCGTTCGACGAGAAGCAGCGCCACCTCTCGACGATCCGGCTGCTCGCGAAGCTTCCGACGATCGCCGCGTACGCGTACAAGAAGTCGATCGGCCACCCGGTGGTCTACCCGAGCAACAGCCTCGGGTACGTCGAGAACTTCCTGCGCATGACCTTCTCGGTGCCGGCCGCCGAGTACGAGCTGGACCCGGTCGTCGTCTCGGCGCTGGACAAGCTGCTGATCCTGCACGCCGACCACGAGCAGAACTGTTCGACCTCGACCGTGCGTCTGGTCGGCTCCTCGCAGGCCAACATGTTCGCGTCGATCTCCGCCGGCATCTCCGCGCTCTGGGGCCCGCTGCACGGCGGCGCCAACCAGTCGGTGCTCGAGATGCTCGAGGGCATCCGCGACTCGGGCAACGACGTGGACACCTTCATCCGCAAGGTGAAGAACAAGGAGGACGGCGTACGCCTGATGGGCTTCGGCCACCGGGTGTACAAGAACTTCGACCCGCGCGCGCAGATCATCAAGGCCGCCGCGCACGACGTTCTCTCCGCCCTCGGCAAGTCCGACGAGCTGCTCGACATCGCGCTCAAGCTGGAGGAGCACGCGCTGAACGACGACTACTTCGTCGAGCGCAAGCTCTACCCCAACGTGGACTTCTACACGGGCCTCATCTACCGCGCGATGGGCTTCCCGACCGAGATGTTCACCGTGCTCTTCGCGCTCGGCCGGCTGCCCGGCTGGATCGCCCAGTGGCACGAGATGATCAAGGAGCCGGGTTCCCGCATCGGCCGCCCGCGCCAGATCTACACGGGCGTCGTCGAGCGCGACTTCGTGCCGGTCGAGGCTCGCTAGCGCCTTCCGGCGTGGGGCGGGGTAAGGGTTTTTTCCTGGGGCTCCGCCCCAGACCCCGGTCCTCAAACGCCGGACGGCTCAGATACAGAGAAGCGCCCCGCTGCCAGTCCCCCCACGGGCCGGCAATACGGGGCGCTTCCCTTTGTCCCGGTGCGGATTCCCCCCACGGGATCCGGCCGGGCGTCTGCGGGTAGTGCACCTGAGGTGTTGCTTCGGGTCTTGCTGTACAGGTCCTGCTGCGTGTCTGCCGGGACGCGCATATACGGGAGGGCCGCTCAAAGCTCCCCGGTATACGTGCCCCGGCCAACGCGGTTCGAGGACATCCCCCAAGACGTCCTCAAATGTCTGGAACGCCCCCCAAGGCGTCCCAGCCATCGCACTCTTAGACCCGCGAGCCATGCAAATGGTTACGTTCGGATCTCTGTGATCTACGTCTCTTGCATTTGTCCTCTACGTGCGCAAGGGCCCCGAATTGATGAACGAGGCCCAAGCGTAAGGGAGTTGTGGGGACGATGTGAAGGTCTCTCTTACCTGAAAGTTCGCAGTCGGAGACTGTTGGTCACGACAAACACCGATGAAAAGGCCATAGCGGCACCGGCGATCATCGGATTGAGGAGCCCGGCGGCGGCCAGCGGCAGCGCGGCGACGTTGTAGCCGAACGCCCAGCAGAGATTTCCCTTGATCGTGGCCAGCGTCCGCCGGGCCAATCGGATCGCATCGGCGGCGACCCGGAGGTCGCCGCGGACCAGCGTCAGGTCCCCGGCCTCGATCGCCGCGTCCGTGCCGGTCCCCATGGCCAGGCCCAGATCGGCGGTGGCAAGGGCGGCCGCGTCGTTCACGCCGTCCCCGACCATCGCGACGACCCGCCCCTCGGTGCGCAGCCGCTCCACCACCGCGACCTTGTCCTGCGGCAGCGCCTCCGCGTGCACATCGGCGGCGTCGATGCCGACCTCGGCCGCCACCGCCTCGGCCACCGCCCGGTTGTCGCCGGTGAGCAGCACCGGCCGCAGCCCGAGCGCCCGCAGCTCGCGCACCGCCTGCGCGCTGGTCTCCTTCACCGCGTCGGCGACCGTGAGCACACCCCGCGCGGCCCCGTCCCAGGCGACCACCACGGCCGTACGTCCCTGGGCTTCGGCCGCCTCCTTGGCGTGGCCGAGCGCGGCGGGCAGCTCGATGCCCGCCTCGGTGAGCAGCCGCTCCCGTCCGACGAGCACCGCGTGCCCGGCCACCGTGCCGCGCACGCCGAGCCCCGCGACATTCACGAAGTCCGAGACACCTTCGAAGTGATCGACGCCCGTGGAGCCCTGGGCGGTACCGTCCACCGCCGCCAGGCGCTCCGCGGCCCCCTCGGTGACCGCCCGGGCCACGGGGTGCTCAGAGGCGTGTTCCAGGGCCCCGGCGAGGCGCAGGAGTCGGTGCTCCTGGACGCCTTCGGCGACGTACACCTCATGAAGTCGCATCACTCCGGAGGTGACGGTCCCGGTCTTGTCCAAAACCACAGTGTCCACGCGCCGCGTCGACTCCAGGACCTCCGGTCCCTTGATCAGGATGCCGAGTTGGGCGCCGCGCCCGGTGCCGACCATGAGCGCGGTGGGCGTGGCCAGGCCGAGGGCGCAGGGGCAGGCGATGATCAGGACGGCGACCGCGGCGGTGAAGGCGGCGGTCGGGCCCGAGCCGTTGCCGAGCCAGAAGCCGAGGGTGGCGAGGGCGAGGCCGATCACGACCGGGACGAACACGGCGGAGATCTTGTCGGCGAGCCGCTGCACCTGCGCCTTGCCGGTCTGCGCGTCCTCGACGAGCTTGGCGATGCGGGCCAGTCGGGTGTCGGCGCCGACCCGGGTCGCGGCCACCACGAGGCGGCCCGAGGTGTTCAGGCAGCCGCCGGTGACCGTGTCCCCCGCGCCGACGTCGACCGGTACGGACTCGCCGGTGAGCATCGAGGCGTCGACGGCGGACCGGCCCTCAAGGACGGTCCCGTCGGTCGCGATCTTCTCGCCGGGGCGCACGACGAAGTGGTCGCCGACCGCCAAGGTGCCGATGGGAACGCGCACTTCCGTGCCCGAGCGAAGCACCGCGACGTCCTTGGCGCCCAGATCGAGCAGCGCCCGCAGCGCCGCGCCGGCCTTCCGCTTGGAGCGGGCCTCCAGGTAACGGCCGAGCAGGATGAAGCTGATGACCCCGGCCGCGACCTCCAGATAGATCGTCGAGGAGCCCTCGGTACGCGAGACGGTGAGGTCGAAGCCGTGCCGCATCCCGGGCATCCCCGCGTCCCCGAAGAACAGCGCCCACAGCGACCACCCGAAGGCCGCGAGCGTGCCGACCGAGACGAGGGTGTCCATGGTGGCGGCGGCATGGCGCGCATTGGTCCAGGCGGCGCGGTGGAAGGGCAGCCCGCCCCAGACGACGACCGGGGCGGCGAGGGTGAGCGAGAGCCACTGCCAGTTGTCGAACTGCAGGGCCGGGACCATCGCCATCAGGACGACGGGCAGCGCGAGCAGCGCCGACACGGTCAGGCGCTGCCGCAGCGCGTCGGCCTCCAGGTCGGTGGTGTCCGGCAGGGGAGGGGCCGCACCCGTGGCCTCGGGCGGCGCCGGCACGATCTCCTCGGCCGTGTACCCCAGTTTCTCGACCGTCCCGATCAGGTCCGCGACCTCGACCCCGGCGGCGTACGACACCTTCGCCTTCTCGGTGGCGAGATTGACCGAAGCGGTCACGCCCTCCAGGCGGTTGAGCTTCTTCTCGATGCGGGCCGAGCAGGAGGCGCAGGTCATCCCGCCGATGGAGAGCTCGACCTCGGAACTGTCCACGGTCGGTATGGGTGGAGTCGCCGTAGGGGGCATGGGGTCTTCCTGAGAACGGAACGGGGGATGCGGCGCCGGCAGGCGCCGCATCCCCGGATGCGGAAGTGGTGCTCAGGCGCGGCCGGTGAGCTCGTAGCCCGCCTCGTCCACGGCGGCGCGCACGGCCTCGTCGTCGAGCTCGGCCTCGGAGATCACGGTGACCTGGCCGGTGGAGGCGACGGCCTTCACCGAGGTCACGCCGGCGATCTCGGAGATCTCGCTCGACACGGCACCCTCGCAGTGACCGCAGGTCATCCCGGTGACCTGGTACACCGTGGTCACGGCGCCCGCCTTCGCCTCGGCCTTGTCGCTGTGGCAGGAGCCGGTCGGGGAGCAGCAGGAGCCGGTGGTCTCGGCCTGGGGGAGCTCGGTCTGGGCGGTCATGTCGTTCTCCTGTCGAGGGCGTACGTAGACAGTCTGATGAAGACGTGGCATGAGGGGAAAACCGGGGCGTCCGGTGCTCCCTCATGGACCTACCGTATACCCCTAGGGGGTACGTTTCCAAGTGGGGTCGCGATGGGCGAGCGAGCGCGCCCAGGCGAGGCCGATCAGCGAGACCAGGACCATGCCCCCCACCGAGAAGAGCGTGAAGAGGTGCTTCTGCTGGTCAGTGGGCTGCGGCAGATATCCCTGGGCGAAGAGCGAGCGGTCCAGATCGCTGGTCGTGAGCATCGCGACGAGCCAGAGCGCGATGCCGTGCGTCGAGTCCCACAGCGCGTGCAGCAGCGAGACGCCGAGATACGTCCCGATCACCGGCCCCGCGAACCTGAACCGGCCGTCCGGCCGCCGGAAGGACAGCAGTACGGCGCCCGAGATCGCCGTCCACAGCCCGTGCCCGAAGGGCGCGAGCACCCCGCGCAGCATCTCCGTCTGCAGCAGCGAACGCAGATCGATGCCCTGCATGGTCACCGCGGCGTTGAAGGCGTACCCCGCGCTCTCGAACGCGGCGAACCCGAAGCCGACGGACGCGCCGAGCACCACACCCGCGCGCAGCCCGCGGATCTGCGGATAGCGGCGCAGGACCCACATCAGCGCGGCCAGCTTCACGGCCTCCTCGATCAGGCCGACGCCGACGTACAGCCAGAGCGAGGGATGCAGCAGGTAGTACTCCATCACCGAGGCGCCGAGCACCCCGAGGATCCCGCCGACCAGGAAGCAGCCGAGGATCATGCCGATGCTCAGGGTCTGGCTCCCCGCCCCCTGTGGATCGCTCCCGTGCCGTTCGTACGCCCACAGCACGAAGACGGCCGGCACCAGGAAGCTGCCGAGCAGGATGAGGGTCGGCAGCAGGGTGGTGTTCTTGGTGACGTACGTGATGACCGCGGTCAGCAGCCACAGGGCGAGGCCGCCCCACAGGCAGCGTCTCCACAGGCCGGGCGAGATCTGCAGGGGTGCGGGCGAGCTCACGGCAGGGGCCTCCCGAAGCGGCGATGGGGGGTGCGGTCAATTGGGCGGAATTGTCCGGAGCTTATGGTAGACAGCCGTTATGTCGCAGTCCGGGACGCTGATCCTGATCATGTCCATCGCGGTGATCGCCCCGCTGCTCGCCTATGGCATCGGCCGTTGGCTGCCGGTGCCGCTCGTCATCTTCGAGATCCTGCTCGGCATCGCCATCGGTCCCGACGTCCTCGGCTGGGCCCACCGCGACCAGGTCATCGACGCCCTCTCCCAACTGGGCCTGGCCATGCTGATCTTCCTGGCCGGGTACGAGATCCAGTTCGACAAGGTCCGCGGCGACACCCTGCGCCGCTCGGTCTGGGCCTGGCTGATCGCGCTCGCCCTGGGGCTTGGCATCGGCACGCTGCTCGCGGGCGGCGCGTACACCAAGGGCGTCTACATCGGCGTGGCCCTCACCAGCACCGCCCTCGGCACCGTGCTGCCCGTGCTGCGGGACGCGGGCGACCTGTCATCCCGCTTCGGGTCGGTGATGATGGCGTTCGGCGCGGTGGGCGAGTTCGGGCCGATCATCGCCATGGCGCTGCTCCTGAGCGGCCGTTCGCCGGGCAAGTCCACGGTCCTGCTCGCGCTCTTCGCGCTGCTGACCGCGGCGGCCGTGTTCTGGGCGCTGCGTCCGCGCCCGCCCTGGTTCTCGAACGTCATCGCCAAGACCCTGCACAGCAGCGCCCAGTTCGCGGTCCGCTTCGTGGTGCTCCTGCTCGCCCTGATGCTGGGCGCCTCGCAGTGGCTCGGCCTGGACGTGCTGCTAGGCGCGTTCGCGGCCGGCATGATCACGCGCCTTGTGCTGCAAGGCGCGGCGCCGGACAGTGCGGACGAGGTCCTCGCGAAGATCGAGGCGATGGGCTTCGGCTTCCTGGTCCCGCTGTTCTTCGTCGTCACGGGGATCGAGTTCGACCTGAAGTCGCTGCTTGAGGGTGGCCGGGCGCTGCTGCTGGTGCCGGTGTTCCTGCTGCTGTTCGTCGTCGTACGCGGGCTTCCGGTGTGGTTCCTGGCACCCCGTGACCTGGGCGTACGGGATCGCCGGGCGCTCACGTTGTACGCGTCCACGGCGTTGCCGCTGGTTGTCGCGATCACCACGATCGGGCTTGACGACGGGGCGTTGAAGTCGAGCGAGGCCGCTGCGTTGGTGGGGGCGGCGATGGTTTCGGTGCTGGTGTTTCCGCTGCTGGCCTTGAAGTTGCGGACGGCGGTGGGGGAGCGGGCTCGGCCTTCGGGGGCGGTGCGGAGTGAGGAGTCGTGGTGAGTTTTTCCCCTCCCCGCCCCTTCCCGAAATTCTGCGAAGCCTTCCGCCCTCCGGGCGGTGTCCTCAAACGCCGGACGGGCTGACTTTGTCAGGCCGTCCGCAGGACTTTCGGGAAGGGGCGGGGAGGGGAAAAAAGGCCTCAGCCCAGGACGGCAGTCACCTCGCGGCGGGCCGCATCCGACAACAGCGGGGCCCAGCCCGTGAACAGCTCAAGAAGTCCCGCCCCGTTCCGCTCGCGGAAGGACGCGTTCACCTTGGCCAGGTCGAGCTCATTGGCCACCGTCAGCTCCGCGAAGTCCCGCCGCTGCTGCAGCGAAGGCGTGAACGACTCACCCGTGAAGCGGTCCCGGAAGGTCACCGTGGACGCGTCCTCGGCCGCGAGCGAGGGATAGGACGCCTTGCGGTCACAGCTGGCGTAGAAGTACACGAGCTCCTCCACCTCCGTACCCACCGCGGCGGACAGCCGGTCGCGCTCGGAGAGTTCGAGGAGGACCAGCGGCAACCCGTCCGTGCCGTAGAAGGCGTGGCACAGGCCCGCGGTCGCCAGGACAGGTCGTGCGCCCCACTCGACGAGCAGCGCCTCGACGCGCTGCAGATGCGTCAGGAGCGTACCGCCGGAGTGCTTGGTGGTCTCGGCGCCGTACTCCTTGAGCAGGGATGTCGCGGGGGTGTCGTGGTCGGTCATGCCTCCATCATGCAGAGGTCCCCGCGCAGGGCGTGCGCGGGGACCGGGATATGGACGGCAAGGCTCATTCCTTGCGGCCCCGGTTGCCGGGCCGTCGGGCGACCCAGGCTCGAATGGTGTCCGCGAACCAGTACGGCTTGCCACCCTCGACGAGGTCCGGGGGAGGGAGCAGCCCGTGCTTGCGGTAGGAGCGCACCGTGTCCGGCTGGACCTTGATGTGTGCGGCGATCTCCTTGTACGACCAGAGCCGTCGGTCGGTCATG
Proteins encoded in this window:
- a CDS encoding DUF6817 domain-containing protein → MTDHDTPATSLLKEYGAETTKHSGGTLLTHLQRVEALLVEWGARPVLATAGLCHAFYGTDGLPLVLLELSERDRLSAAVGTEVEELVYFYASCDRKASYPSLAAEDASTVTFRDRFTGESFTPSLQQRRDFAELTVANELDLAKVNASFRERNGAGLLELFTGWAPLLSDAARREVTAVLG
- a CDS encoding helix-turn-helix transcriptional regulator; the protein is MTDRRLWSYKEIAAHIKVQPDTVRSYRKHGLLPPPDLVEGGKPYWFADTIRAWVARRPGNRGRKE